From one Roseovarius pelagicus genomic stretch:
- a CDS encoding ATP-binding protein, whose translation MSELASLIDPSKRIGTVTRVTASAVELTLPNALAALGRRGLAKGSVSDFVFVDCDRSAILGRVTEVGIPDRQRNVLEHQIETDPTVEPQGRVQLLATVSKTTRKVTRGINTQPRVGDGVYLAEGGALSNSIKDALEGDVKGDGAPILVELGHLSGLDDAALSIPPEKLFGRHCGVFGATGGGKSWTVSRLVNEIVRIGGKCILFDPTGEFAGKVAAAREFEFSNDQAAEGRLARFPSEKLSELDLNALLRPTGQSQGPTLRSAIISLRLARLLLADPVRFPQHAVEGSDALRIEVQHNDQTVGFIHLDENRTVSKANQQRKPLGRVQLMLADQLAADDCDFDLKVLSNQIGKECLFPANTDGTFGGVDPKQVGYNNTLVIRIETHLSSPDMSCFFSQEGLDICEEIEGFLDDPAARALVLSFENVSFKHNARELLLNAIGRYLLGIARQGRFRQNPLVCFLDEAHQFIGRSVGDDQNSVNLDAFGLIAKEGRKYGLTTVVATQRPRDVPQDVLSQLGTLFVHRLTNERDRETIERACGDLDRSAAAFIPSLSQGEAIIVGPDLPAPLPIMMSKPEKGQQPESHGPKYQEFWGKAEAAPLTEDF comes from the coding sequence GTGATTTCGTGTTTGTCGATTGCGACCGCTCAGCGATCTTGGGGCGCGTGACTGAGGTCGGCATTCCCGACAGGCAGCGAAATGTCCTTGAGCATCAAATCGAAACCGATCCCACGGTAGAGCCGCAAGGGCGCGTCCAGTTGCTGGCAACCGTAAGCAAGACAACTCGGAAAGTGACGCGCGGTATCAACACTCAGCCAAGGGTCGGTGATGGGGTCTACCTCGCAGAGGGCGGAGCGCTATCCAATTCCATCAAGGATGCCTTGGAAGGCGACGTGAAGGGAGACGGCGCACCGATACTTGTTGAGCTGGGGCACCTATCCGGGCTGGATGATGCCGCCCTTAGCATTCCGCCGGAGAAACTGTTCGGTCGTCATTGCGGAGTATTTGGTGCGACAGGCGGGGGGAAGAGCTGGACGGTTTCCCGCCTCGTCAATGAGATCGTGCGTATAGGTGGCAAGTGCATTCTGTTCGATCCAACGGGAGAATTCGCAGGAAAGGTAGCCGCCGCACGGGAGTTTGAGTTCTCAAATGACCAAGCGGCTGAAGGCCGCTTGGCGCGGTTTCCGAGTGAGAAGCTGTCCGAGCTTGACCTGAACGCCCTGCTCAGACCAACCGGGCAAAGCCAAGGCCCCACTCTTCGGAGTGCGATTATCAGCTTGAGACTGGCTCGACTGCTGTTGGCAGACCCAGTGCGGTTTCCGCAGCATGCCGTCGAAGGCAGCGATGCTCTTCGAATAGAAGTTCAACACAACGACCAAACAGTCGGCTTCATCCACCTTGACGAGAACAGAACTGTTTCGAAAGCAAACCAACAGAGGAAGCCGCTTGGTCGCGTTCAGCTGATGCTAGCCGATCAGTTGGCGGCAGATGACTGTGACTTCGATCTCAAAGTGCTTTCCAACCAAATTGGCAAAGAGTGTCTGTTCCCGGCTAACACGGACGGCACATTTGGCGGGGTAGACCCCAAGCAAGTAGGTTACAACAATACCTTGGTTATTCGGATCGAGACGCATTTGAGCTCTCCTGATATGTCATGCTTCTTTTCTCAAGAAGGCTTGGATATATGCGAAGAAATCGAGGGGTTTCTTGATGATCCAGCTGCGAGGGCTTTGGTGCTTTCATTCGAAAACGTGAGCTTTAAGCACAATGCGCGTGAGTTGCTACTGAACGCTATTGGACGATATCTGCTTGGCATCGCACGGCAGGGGCGTTTTCGACAAAATCCGCTTGTTTGCTTCTTGGATGAAGCTCACCAGTTTATTGGCCGGTCTGTCGGCGATGACCAGAATAGCGTTAACCTCGATGCCTTTGGCCTCATCGCCAAGGAAGGCAGGAAGTACGGACTGACCACCGTTGTCGCGACGCAGCGTCCCAGAGATGTGCCACAGGATGTTCTCAGTCAACTTGGAACCCTTTTTGTACATCGGCTAACCAATGAGCGAGACCGGGAAACCATTGAAAGGGCATGCGGTGATCTTGATCGCAGCGCCGCTGCCTTTATCCCGTCTCTATCACAAGGCGAGGCGATCATTGTCGGCCCCGATTTACCCGCGCCGTTGCCGATCATGATGAGCAAACCCGAAAAAGGTCAGCAACCAGAAAGCCACGGCCCGAAGTATCAGGAATTTTGGGGCAAAGCCGAAGCAGCCCCATTGACCGAAGATTTCTGA
- the drt5 gene encoding antiviral reverse transcriptase Drt5: MFDFYSADYRRMLFPMWTNRYLIENGQAEIAEFLNRCLDPDQESFSFRSQTRVYAGKPGFHLRRTVKLDPVAEYFIYDLVLRNRIRFRAPYHEHKKHFGYRFQDGEPLNPSGSYRGYKGAIAAYRDQFRYSLSFDVAAYFNSVYHHDLVSWLSRTGASEQDYQAFGQFLREINTGRSVDCLPQGIYPTKMIGNDFLRFVEQFHGLRSNAVVRFMDDFVLFSDSRRDLRHDFITIQRLLGEKGLSLNPNKTSDGVRENVELEDAIEDVRIQLLQRRRVVITDYDGIPDEEVEVEQDLSDEEMGFLRGLLQQDDIEEEDAELVLALMAEHAEEAIDRLADIARRFPHLFKNIHSFCREAEDEEAIAAFVLELLRDNDAMIYEFQLFWLTHILEDRLLNTNSAAEIIDRLNNHPNATSISRAKLLEIPDLRYGLVELRDAHLGAGQSDWLSWSSAVGHRGLNRIDRRHRLGYFAKASNYNKLVFDIVSKD, encoded by the coding sequence ATGTTCGATTTCTACTCAGCTGACTATCGTCGAATGCTTTTCCCGATGTGGACAAACCGCTACTTGATCGAAAATGGTCAAGCCGAGATTGCCGAGTTTTTGAATCGTTGCCTTGATCCCGATCAGGAATCTTTTTCATTCCGTTCGCAAACCAGGGTTTATGCCGGCAAGCCCGGTTTTCACCTGAGGCGAACCGTTAAACTGGACCCTGTGGCGGAGTATTTTATTTACGATCTCGTCTTGCGAAATAGAATCCGCTTCAGAGCGCCCTACCACGAGCACAAGAAGCATTTTGGCTACCGCTTTCAAGATGGTGAGCCACTCAATCCTTCGGGATCATATCGAGGATATAAGGGGGCCATTGCTGCGTATCGAGATCAATTCAGATACAGCTTGAGCTTCGATGTCGCTGCTTATTTCAACTCAGTTTACCACCATGACCTCGTTTCTTGGTTGTCCAGAACCGGAGCATCTGAACAGGATTACCAGGCGTTTGGTCAGTTTCTTCGGGAAATAAACACGGGGCGGTCAGTCGATTGTCTGCCACAGGGCATTTACCCAACGAAAATGATAGGCAACGATTTTCTCCGTTTTGTCGAGCAGTTTCACGGATTGCGCAGCAATGCGGTTGTTAGGTTTATGGACGATTTTGTACTTTTCTCCGACTCGCGGCGTGATCTTCGTCATGACTTCATTACGATCCAGCGCTTGTTGGGTGAGAAAGGCCTTTCACTGAATCCAAACAAGACCAGTGACGGAGTGCGGGAGAACGTTGAACTTGAGGATGCGATCGAAGACGTAAGGATACAGCTACTCCAAAGACGGCGTGTCGTTATCACCGACTATGATGGTATTCCCGATGAAGAGGTCGAAGTCGAACAGGATTTGTCGGATGAAGAAATGGGTTTTCTGCGAGGCCTACTACAACAAGATGATATCGAAGAAGAGGACGCAGAGCTCGTGCTGGCGTTGATGGCAGAGCATGCCGAAGAAGCGATTGACCGTCTTGCAGACATAGCGCGTCGCTTCCCACACCTATTCAAGAATATTCACTCATTTTGCCGTGAGGCGGAAGACGAGGAAGCCATAGCCGCATTCGTCTTGGAACTACTTCGTGACAATGACGCGATGATCTACGAGTTTCAGCTTTTTTGGCTGACCCACATTCTTGAAGATCGGCTTCTGAACACCAATTCAGCGGCAGAGATCATAGACAGGCTGAACAATCATCCAAACGCCACATCGATATCAAGGGCTAAACTCCTCGAAATACCCGACTTGAGGTACGGTTTAGTAGAGCTTCGCGACGCCCATTTGGGTGCTGGGCAATCCGATTGGTTGTCCTGGTCTAGCGCGGTCGGCCACAGAGGATTGAATAGAATCGACCGCCGTCACAGATTGGGTTACTTTGCCAAAGCTTCAAACTACAACAAGCTTGTGTTTGACATAGTGTCGAAGGATTGA
- a CDS encoding rhomboid family intramembrane serine protease, with product MRAFFLRTAALVAFVALLWAAHLLNWIIGYGLNPAFGLIPRHVSGLDGVIAMPLLHGSFAHLMANTPPLLVMGGLLVATTTRALLPVNTIVIGLGGGLVWLFGSSAIHIGASGLVFGWFGFLVARGLVDRSLITLGAALVVGVLYGSILWGVLPGQPDVSWEAHLFGAFAGAAAALLVRTHVHAPRIGDVDLD from the coding sequence ATGCGTGCCTTCTTTCTGCGCACCGCGGCGCTTGTCGCCTTTGTTGCACTGCTCTGGGCGGCTCACCTCCTCAATTGGATTATCGGTTACGGCTTGAACCCGGCCTTCGGCCTGATCCCCCGGCACGTAAGCGGATTGGATGGTGTCATCGCCATGCCCCTACTGCATGGAAGCTTCGCGCACCTTATGGCCAATACGCCGCCGCTATTGGTGATGGGTGGGCTGCTGGTGGCCACCACCACGCGGGCCTTGCTGCCTGTGAACACCATCGTGATCGGCCTCGGCGGCGGTCTTGTCTGGCTGTTCGGAAGTTCGGCCATCCATATCGGCGCGTCAGGGCTCGTCTTCGGCTGGTTTGGCTTCCTCGTCGCGCGCGGCCTCGTGGATCGCTCACTGATCACGCTGGGCGCGGCACTGGTGGTCGGTGTCCTCTACGGCTCTATTCTCTGGGGCGTTCTTCCGGGTCAGCCTGACGTCTCGTGGGAGGCTCATCTGTTCGGCGCTTTCGCGGGCGCGGCCGCTGCATTGCTTGTCCGGACGCATGTTCATGCGCCGCGCATCGGCGACGTCGATCTGGATTGA
- a CDS encoding DUF736 domain-containing protein, producing MFAGTLTRNVETAAAQYTGMIHSTRFDIAIQLEARAKMSERSPDFDVTAVNKSGRKVRIGTAWNETGNTSGNPYISMQIDVGLGPFRVNAVQTKEARSAQSGAFEIIPLVSNGLMKSGSISGELTAMDADNAFTGYIANMMFDLEFMLIENSYKSEETHPDYRIEVSSPRGTPIRVGSAWMAKSSRTGNDYLSLLINTPDGDLRVNAVQNEEQRGGQTFSIIPFIDSGEQPQDAGTGLSLVA from the coding sequence ATGTTCGCAGGAACCCTCACCCGCAATGTCGAGACCGCAGCCGCTCAGTACACCGGCATGATCCACTCGACGCGCTTTGACATCGCCATCCAGTTGGAGGCGCGGGCCAAGATGTCCGAACGCAGCCCGGATTTTGACGTGACGGCAGTCAACAAATCAGGCCGCAAGGTGCGCATCGGCACAGCCTGGAACGAGACCGGCAATACTAGCGGCAACCCCTACATCTCGATGCAGATCGATGTCGGCTTGGGTCCGTTCCGGGTCAACGCGGTGCAGACGAAAGAGGCGCGATCGGCCCAGAGCGGCGCGTTCGAGATCATCCCGCTGGTCTCGAACGGCCTGATGAAATCCGGCTCGATCTCGGGCGAGCTCACCGCCATGGATGCTGACAACGCCTTCACGGGCTACATCGCCAACATGATGTTCGATCTGGAGTTCATGCTGATCGAGAACAGCTACAAATCCGAGGAGACCCACCCCGATTACCGCATCGAGGTCAGCTCGCCTCGGGGCACACCGATCCGCGTCGGCTCGGCGTGGATGGCCAAAAGCAGCCGCACGGGCAATGATTACCTGTCGTTGCTGATCAACACGCCCGATGGCGACCTGCGCGTGAACGCCGTGCAGAACGAAGAACAGCGCGGCGGGCAGACCTTCTCGATCATCCCGTTCATCGACAGCGGTGAGCAGCCGCAGGACGCAGGCACGGGGCTGTCGTTGGTCGCCTAA
- a CDS encoding DUF6915 family protein: MAHPLHHAESSARKFGGVPSDYQAVHDWFDASKEHLALFTHRAMRHHAQGLFEAERVFGLTLTNSAGRDIPVRWIGEQHVREDCQGRIPSMADWLRRIQPEPWMANGHIDRHVGSEPCGDPRVAWASEVAAGRTVLGLKDWMASRAIQATQSA; encoded by the coding sequence ATGGCCCATCCGCTTCATCATGCTGAAAGCTCTGCCCGGAAATTCGGCGGGGTGCCGTCTGACTATCAGGCTGTGCACGATTGGTTTGACGCCTCGAAAGAGCACCTCGCGCTCTTCACGCACCGAGCCATGCGCCATCATGCCCAAGGCCTGTTTGAGGCTGAACGTGTCTTCGGCCTGACCCTGACCAATAGCGCAGGTCGGGACATTCCCGTGCGTTGGATCGGCGAGCAGCATGTCCGCGAAGACTGTCAGGGACGTATCCCGAGCATGGCGGACTGGCTGCGACGGATCCAGCCCGAGCCATGGATGGCCAATGGCCACATCGACCGGCATGTCGGCTCCGAGCCCTGCGGCGACCCAAGGGTTGCCTGGGCCTCCGAGGTCGCCGCCGGCAGAACGGTTCTTGGCCTGAAGGATTGGATGGCGTCGCGCGCGATCCAAGCCACGCAAAGCGCATGA
- a CDS encoding DUF6878 family protein, with translation MTNPQIDYAAMAAQWRAERETTLKASRTELLAQLRALGISEVTAEYEGYGDSGNVEDVTMQPAEVQLPEPLATEVGDFAWSLAYHHHPGFENNEGGYGTLTWDITGDSITLDHADRYVECSHSYVEGL, from the coding sequence ATGACCAATCCCCAGATCGACTATGCCGCAATGGCGGCTCAGTGGCGTGCAGAGCGCGAAACCACCTTGAAGGCATCTCGAACGGAGCTGCTCGCGCAACTACGTGCGCTTGGCATCAGCGAGGTCACTGCCGAATACGAAGGCTATGGCGACTCCGGCAATGTCGAGGATGTCACGATGCAGCCTGCAGAGGTCCAACTGCCGGAACCGCTTGCCACAGAGGTTGGCGATTTCGCCTGGTCGCTCGCCTATCACCATCACCCGGGGTTCGAAAACAACGAGGGCGGCTACGGCACGCTGACCTGGGACATCACCGGCGACAGCATCACCCTCGATCACGCGGACCGCTATGTCGAATGCTCGCACAGCTATGTCGAGGGTCTTTGA
- a CDS encoding strawberry notch family protein yields the protein MSKPRTANPALAISEADLASALVQIGAEVDHQPLRSSALARIMRETFHGSDAGGAWDWRIAYDLMQAAAVQVLLRGDGAADDIAAAKLLASRLLTETRRSEHQIRLQQFSTPLPFAALVLRAAAIRKGETVLEPSAGTGALAAFAARAGATLVLNEIDPFRQRLLRAVFGGEVTGHDGEHIDDLLQTPVLPEVVVMNPPFASSVDRSRDKHIAAKHLIAAAKRLAPGGRLVAIMPPGFTPERDAAHWSRACGLLTPRLALTMPGQVYRKLGTSVETQLMVFDKVQEDGEMIRVPVRDLDEALAYVDAVAATRTEMRPVQRAAAIPHTRSSVPSSAPRKAAAAPVTPSKPRAKAVVPLSFTSLQTPRDNMPISDIYARYRPQRIEIAGAQEHPTPLVESIAMASVAPPMPSNTRSDDLRLPARLIEEGHLSEAQLETIIMANDAHGRDLPGRFTIDDDQTKLTRADDDPHACPYRLGYFLGDGTGCGKGRECAGLILVNWLAGRRKAIWVSKSATLIEDAIRDWTDLGGSPADIQPLSKWKPDQSIPMGDGILFVTYATLRSAGKCGTTRLSQILDWMGEDFDGVLAFDEAHAMQNAAGSEQGRGVKPSQQGLAGLRLQLAAPRARVFYISATGATSVHNLAYAARLGLWGQGPEYPFPSRESFVSAMEAGGVAAMEVVARDLKTLGLYTARALSFDGVEYDVLEHALTPAQIEIYDAYAGAFRTIHHNLEAALTATGVNDASGETNASAARASAKSRFESTKQRFFNHLLMGMKAPSIIRAIEDDLAAGKACVIQVVSTGESLLKRRLETMDPEDELVEGALTPRDYVLGYLEQAFPIHAQKLVEIDGNMVAEPLRDETGALVVSREALALRDAAMMELMTLAPIPSALDQILWAFGDEAVAEVTGRSIRPLKAEDGHLFIEKRAASSNSSETQAFMDGEKDILIFSDAGGTGRSYHAAQTAKNQKRRRHYLLEPGWRADAAIQGLGRTHRSAQVSAPFFRVCTSDVHGEKRFTSTIAKRLDQLGALTKGQRETGSQGMFREEDNLESPIARAALRGYYADLAAGRAEAMSCESFTDWTALRLIDKDGVLLEELPPIQRFLNRVLALPIHMQNALFAEFMRRIADQSERARAAGTLDLGVETLRGEKIEQVSTEDLWTCPKSGAVTRIIGLEVTDPVHVLSADDALSRNPDKPPMVNRASGRAALISARPMQMYDEDIVTLMRKAVRPNGSSYLEETRFESSAWEEINRPEFAGLWDAEAASLPKTTTTKLYLLTGLLLPIWKDIPTTNERIYRVTPDGATAMIGRTLSEEGAAALRARFLVSNPQTPQEMFTAALGTTAPVDLGRGLTLTRRRVAGEMRLELGGADRGMIEGLKAMGCFTEIIAFQLRVFLPHGDGIDTGRILARIVGQGTTKAAEQAA from the coding sequence ATGTCCAAACCCAGAACGGCCAACCCGGCTCTCGCAATCTCCGAAGCCGATCTCGCCTCTGCCCTCGTGCAGATCGGTGCGGAGGTCGACCACCAACCCCTGCGCAGTTCAGCGCTGGCGCGCATCATGCGCGAGACGTTTCATGGCAGCGATGCCGGTGGCGCCTGGGACTGGCGCATAGCCTATGACCTGATGCAGGCCGCGGCTGTTCAGGTGCTGCTGCGTGGGGACGGCGCGGCAGATGACATCGCCGCTGCAAAGCTGCTTGCCTCGCGGCTGCTGACGGAAACCCGCCGCTCCGAGCACCAGATCCGGCTGCAGCAGTTTTCCACGCCGCTGCCATTCGCGGCGCTGGTCTTGCGGGCCGCGGCGATCCGCAAGGGTGAGACCGTGCTGGAGCCGTCGGCGGGCACCGGTGCCCTGGCCGCTTTCGCTGCCCGGGCCGGTGCCACGCTTGTGCTCAATGAAATCGACCCCTTTCGCCAGCGCCTCCTGCGCGCGGTTTTCGGCGGCGAGGTCACAGGCCATGACGGCGAGCATATCGATGATCTGCTGCAGACGCCCGTTCTGCCCGAGGTCGTGGTGATGAACCCGCCCTTCGCTTCCTCGGTCGACCGCTCCCGGGACAAGCACATCGCTGCCAAACATCTCATTGCGGCTGCAAAGCGCCTGGCACCAGGTGGGCGGCTGGTGGCGATCATGCCGCCAGGATTCACGCCCGAACGCGATGCCGCGCATTGGTCCCGCGCCTGCGGTCTCCTGACGCCGCGACTGGCGTTGACGATGCCGGGGCAGGTCTACCGCAAGCTCGGCACCTCTGTCGAAACCCAGCTGATGGTCTTCGACAAGGTGCAGGAGGACGGCGAGATGATCCGCGTCCCTGTGCGGGATCTGGATGAAGCCTTGGCATATGTCGATGCCGTGGCCGCAACCCGGACCGAGATGCGCCCAGTCCAACGGGCGGCAGCGATCCCTCATACTCGGTCGAGCGTTCCATCATCTGCCCCGCGCAAGGCCGCCGCTGCGCCTGTCACCCCCTCCAAACCCCGGGCCAAGGCCGTTGTCCCGCTCAGCTTCACAAGCCTTCAGACCCCGCGCGACAACATGCCCATCTCGGACATCTATGCGCGCTACCGTCCGCAGCGGATTGAGATCGCAGGCGCGCAGGAACATCCCACGCCGCTAGTTGAAAGCATCGCCATGGCCTCGGTTGCCCCGCCCATGCCCTCAAACACGCGCAGTGATGACTTGCGCCTGCCCGCCCGGTTGATCGAGGAGGGACATCTCTCCGAGGCGCAGCTCGAGACCATCATCATGGCCAATGATGCCCATGGGCGCGACTTGCCGGGGCGTTTTACCATCGATGACGACCAGACAAAGCTGACGCGCGCCGATGATGACCCGCATGCGTGTCCCTATCGCCTCGGGTATTTCCTCGGCGACGGCACCGGTTGCGGCAAGGGGCGCGAATGCGCGGGGCTCATCCTTGTAAACTGGCTGGCCGGGCGCAGGAAGGCGATTTGGGTCTCCAAATCCGCCACGCTTATCGAGGACGCGATCCGCGACTGGACTGATCTTGGCGGCTCGCCCGCCGACATCCAGCCGCTCTCCAAATGGAAACCGGACCAGTCCATCCCGATGGGCGACGGCATCCTTTTTGTGACCTACGCCACTTTGCGCTCCGCGGGCAAATGCGGCACCACGCGACTGAGCCAGATCCTCGACTGGATGGGTGAAGACTTCGACGGCGTGCTGGCTTTTGATGAAGCCCATGCGATGCAGAACGCGGCGGGGTCCGAGCAGGGCAGGGGGGTCAAACCCTCGCAGCAGGGCCTTGCTGGCCTCCGGCTGCAACTCGCTGCCCCGCGCGCCCGCGTCTTCTACATCTCGGCCACGGGTGCCACCAGCGTGCACAACCTCGCCTATGCCGCGCGTCTCGGTCTCTGGGGACAAGGGCCTGAATACCCCTTCCCAAGCCGCGAGAGTTTCGTCTCGGCGATGGAAGCCGGCGGCGTGGCCGCCATGGAGGTGGTCGCGCGCGATCTCAAGACGCTCGGCCTCTACACGGCCCGCGCCCTCAGTTTTGATGGCGTGGAATACGATGTGCTGGAACACGCGCTCACCCCTGCCCAGATCGAGATCTACGACGCCTATGCGGGTGCGTTTCGGACGATCCACCACAATCTCGAAGCCGCGTTGACTGCGACCGGCGTCAACGATGCCTCGGGCGAGACCAATGCCTCGGCCGCACGCGCCTCGGCCAAGTCCCGCTTCGAGAGCACGAAGCAGCGCTTCTTCAACCATCTTCTGATGGGCATGAAGGCTCCAAGCATTATCCGCGCCATCGAGGACGATCTGGCGGCGGGCAAGGCTTGCGTCATCCAGGTTGTCTCGACAGGTGAGAGCCTGCTCAAACGCCGACTTGAGACGATGGACCCGGAGGATGAACTCGTTGAGGGGGCCTTGACGCCGCGCGACTATGTTCTGGGCTACCTCGAACAGGCCTTCCCGATCCATGCGCAAAAGCTGGTCGAGATCGACGGCAATATGGTGGCGGAACCTTTGCGGGATGAGACCGGGGCGCTGGTCGTCTCGCGCGAGGCGCTCGCTTTGCGAGATGCGGCCATGATGGAGTTGATGACGCTGGCTCCGATCCCCTCGGCGCTCGATCAGATCCTCTGGGCCTTTGGCGACGAGGCCGTGGCAGAAGTCACGGGGCGGTCCATCCGGCCCCTCAAGGCTGAGGATGGTCATCTCTTCATCGAGAAGCGCGCCGCCAGCAGCAATTCGTCCGAGACCCAAGCTTTTATGGATGGTGAGAAGGATATCCTGATCTTCTCCGATGCGGGCGGGACGGGCCGGTCCTATCACGCGGCGCAAACGGCGAAGAACCAGAAACGGCGGCGGCACTATCTTCTGGAGCCCGGCTGGCGCGCGGATGCGGCCATCCAGGGGCTGGGCCGCACGCATCGCTCTGCCCAGGTCAGCGCGCCGTTCTTCCGTGTCTGCACCTCCGATGTGCATGGCGAGAAACGCTTCACGTCGACGATTGCCAAACGCCTCGACCAGCTGGGGGCCTTGACCAAGGGTCAGCGCGAGACCGGCTCGCAGGGCATGTTCCGCGAGGAGGACAATCTCGAAAGCCCGATCGCGCGGGCGGCATTGCGTGGCTACTATGCCGATCTTGCCGCCGGGCGCGCCGAGGCGATGAGCTGCGAGAGCTTCACCGACTGGACAGCCCTGCGACTGATCGACAAGGACGGTGTGCTGCTCGAGGAGCTGCCTCCGATCCAGCGGTTTCTCAATCGGGTGCTTGCCCTTCCCATCCACATGCAGAACGCGCTCTTTGCCGAGTTCATGAGGCGGATTGCCGATCAGTCTGAGCGCGCGCGGGCGGCGGGCACGCTCGATCTCGGCGTGGAAACCCTGCGCGGCGAAAAGATCGAACAGGTCTCCACAGAGGATCTCTGGACCTGCCCGAAATCCGGCGCCGTGACGCGGATCATCGGACTTGAGGTGACGGACCCGGTCCACGTGCTGTCGGCGGATGACGCCCTATCGCGCAACCCCGACAAGCCGCCGATGGTCAATCGCGCCTCCGGTCGCGCGGCGCTCATCTCGGCGCGGCCCATGCAGATGTATGACGAGGACATCGTTACGCTGATGCGCAAGGCGGTGCGGCCAAACGGGTCGAGCTATCTAGAGGAGACGCGGTTCGAGTCCTCGGCCTGGGAAGAGATCAACAGGCCCGAGTTTGCAGGACTTTGGGATGCCGAGGCTGCATCCCTGCCAAAAACCACCACGACCAAGCTTTACCTGCTGACTGGGCTGCTGCTGCCGATCTGGAAGGACATTCCGACCACCAATGAGCGTATCTACCGCGTCACGCCGGACGGGGCGACCGCCATGATCGGGCGCACGCTGAGCGAAGAAGGGGCGGCCGCGCTGCGCGCCCGCTTCCTCGTCTCCAATCCGCAAACGCCGCAGGAGATGTTCACCGCCGCCCTCGGCACCACCGCGCCTGTCGATCTGGGCCGGGGTCTGACCCTGACCCGTCGCCGGGTCGCAGGCGAGATGCGTCTCGAGCTGGGCGGTGCGGATCGGGGCATGATTGAAGGTCTCAAGGCCATGGGGTGTTTCACGGAGATCATCGCCTTCCAGTTGCGGGTGTTCCTGCCGCATGGGGACGGGATCGACACGGGCCGCATTCTGGCCCGGATCGTTGGGCAGGGAACCACCAAAGCGGCAGAACAAGCTGCCTGA
- a CDS encoding antitoxin PaaA2 family protein — translation MAAEANSYDAWFCAQVQAALEDARSGTSQVQVMQAAQALIDAKRQVEPKT, via the coding sequence GTGGCCGCTGAAGCGAATTCTTATGACGCCTGGTTTTGCGCGCAGGTGCAGGCCGCGCTGGAGGATGCACGCTCGGGAACATCTCAGGTTCAGGTGATGCAGGCCGCACAGGCATTGATTGATGCGAAGCGGCAGGTCGAACCCAAGACCTGA